In Gammaproteobacteria bacterium, the DNA window CATCATTACTAACGCCGTTCCAGCCGATACCCAGGTCACTTTGGAGTGGCTGGCAGTAACCGGTGCCGCCAGCTACACGATTTACCAAGGCACCACGAGTAATGCAGAAGACTTGACTACTCCGGTCAAGACAAACGTCACCGGAACCAGCACCATTATCGATGGATTGATCAATGGCACCACCTATTTCTTCAAGATGACTGCTGCGGTCAACGCAGAAAGTATCAGTGCGCCCTCGAATGAAAATAGCGCCATGCCATTAGTGCCTACCGTCGTACCGGCGGCGCCCACCATGCGCATTATTACGGGCGACAAACAGGTCACACTGAAATGGTCGGCAGTAACCGGTGCCACCAGCTACACGATTTATCAAGGCACCACGAGTAATACAGAAGACTTGACTACTCCGGCCAAGACAAACATCACAGGAACCAGCGCAACCATCACAGGATTGACTAACGACACGCCATATTTCTTCAAAATGACGGCGGTGAATGATAAGGGCGCCAGCGCACTTTCAAGTGAAGTAAGCGCCATACCTGCTTTGTTTCAAAAAAATTTGACGGTTGATGGAAAAATGGACATTTTGGGTTCTGGTCATCCAGACGGTCATCCCGCCGTAGCAGGTATGCTGCCCGTGTTCTTCAACATACCTCACTCGGTAGTAACAGGCACGGTTACCTTTGAAAATATTACTGGTGGTGTATCTTATAACAGTATAGCTAGTTGGCCTTTTATTGAAGCTGATGGTGGCCGTTATCCAGATATAAGCGGCGGGGTATTTTTGCTCTCATTCTCATCCTTTAGCGGAATTTCTGGAATTATTCACAACAAATCTAATTACTTAGTTGGAGTATTTTTGAGTGACACTGAACCAGCCAATCCTGTGCCTGATTCCTTGAATTTTTCTGGGGTGGATAGCTTCAATGCAATTGCACCAGCATTACAACAAGCCTTTTTTATTGGAGATGGTCTCACAGGAACAGGAACAGGAGAATTACAAAAATTTATCATACCACCAGGCGCAACACGCGTCTTTCTTGGATTTTTCGACTCAATGTTTAGCGATAATGGAGGCAATTTGAATGTTACTGTACATGTGACGCCTGATGAATCTAATTAGGGCAGTGCAGACGTAGGACGAAACGGTTTGTCGTAAGGTTCCAGAAATAGAACTGAAGCTGCGTTGCAACATTGGTGAGGGGGAGCGAAGCCGAAAGGCTTCCGTCACTAGGCCCGTAAAGGCTGACAGCCGGGAAAGACCGGCGTTTTTACCGGACGGTTGTAAAACCGTCTCTTTTTCTCACCGCCCTAAAGGACGAGATTTCTCGGAGACACTGATGGCTAATTACCTGAATGTCCAAATTTGTCTTAAGTTTTTAGGAGCAGACTGCCTTTGACCCGTAATGTTTACATTCTTCTGATTGCTCAATTTCTTACTGCCTTTGCAGATAACGCCATCCTCTTCACCGCGCTGGCCATGGTGAAACACATTAATGGAAATCCGCCTTGGTATATTCCAGCCCTTCAGGAAGTTTTTCTGGTTGCTTTCGTGGCTCTCGCACCGTGGGTAGGTCGATTCGCAGATGCTCGCCCAAAATCGGTGGTGCTTTTTAATGCTAATGTCGTCAAGGCGATTGGCGCAGGTCTGATGTTCGCGGGAGTCGATCCACTCATTTCTTACGCCATCGTGGGTGTGGGAGCAGCAATGTATGCTCCTGCCAAGTACGGCATTTTGCCGGAACTTGTGTCCCATGATGCCCTCGTCAAGGCCAATGGCTGGATTGAGAGCACAACCATCCTCGCGATCCTCTCTGGCAGCATTGTCGGCGGCATGGTGGCTGATCATTCGGTCGTTATTGCCTTGGGATTAATTGAAACCTTGTTTGTGCTTTCGGCATTTACAGCATGGTTCATTGAACGGATTCCACCCCATATTCATGAAAGACAAAAATGCGAATCAGCTCTTCCTCATTTCCTACATTTGGCGCAAAGTTTACTTCATACCCGTCGGGCACGCTTTTGTGTTTTGGGAGTAGCGATATTCTGGGCAGCAGCGGCGGCGCTTCGGGTAATATTGGTTGCTTGGGCACCGTTGGTGCTAGATATTCAGGATAGCGGGGGAATAGCAAAACTTACCGCCTTCATTGCGATTGGAATCGCCTTAGGAGCGGTGGTAGTGCCGCACATCGTGCCTTTGGAACACCTACGCCGCGCCCGCTTCGCCGCTTATGGAGTCGGTATTGCCATCCTGTTGCTAGAGACGATTTCAGATATTCGAGAAGCGCGGGTAGTATTAATTTTGGTTGGATTGGCCGGCGGCCTTTTTGTTGTACCGATAAACGCTGCCCTCCAGGAGATTGGTCATCGTTCAGTGGGAAGCGGCAATACCATTGCCGTCCAGCAGTTCTTCGAAAGTTTGGCAATGGCCACAGCCACCGCACTGTACGGTTTAGCCGCTGCGCTGGGTGCTGACCCGATGTCCGCTATTATCGTCCTTGGGCTAGTGGTAATCGTCGTCTCATCTGTGGTTAGTTGGCATCTGCCGCGACGCCGCGACAATCAATAAAAAAATCAAGACCCCTTACTTGCCTTGAGCCGAGATTCCAGTTCCTTAAAACTCGGACGCTCACTGGAAAATATAACTTTACGCGCAAATTCGACAGCTACAGGAGGAGCACTTTCATTAAGATAGGCAACTAGCCCCGCACGAATGGCTTCGTAAAATTTCGTAGATTCCTGCGCCTGATGTCCCAATAGGCCGACTAACGGATTAATAAAGCCATAAGCGGCTAAGATCCCTAGAAAAGTACCTACTAGAGCTGCCGCGATGAGTTTTCCTAGTTCTGCTGGAGGGAGGCCCACCGATTGCATGGTGTGGACTACCCCCATCACCGCAGCCACGATTCCAAAAGCGGGCATTCCGTCTCCTAGATTTTGCAAAGCATGGATAGGCATCTCCAGTTCGTGGTGATGAGTTTCAATGTCCATTTCCATCAGACTGTCAATTTGGTGTACATCCATATTGCCACCAGAGATAAGGCGCAGATAGTCAGTAATAAAATCAACTGCATGGTGATCAGCAAGAATTTTTGGAGCTGCTTGGAATAGAGGACTGTTATGGGGATTTTCTACATCGTCCTCGATGGATATCAACCCTGATTTGCGAATTTTAGTAAATATTGAAAAGAGCAGTACCATCAGTTCCATATAAAGCTCCTTGTTATACTTGGAACCCTTTAAGGCAGCACCCAGTGCGTTGACCACCGACATGATAACTTTCAGGCTGTTAGCGGCAAAAAAAGCACCGAAAGCGGAACCAAAAATAATGAGAAGTTCTATAGGCTGGATTAATATTCCGACATGACCGCCTGCCATGATAAAACCACCGACAACCGCGCCAAGGATGATGACATAACCAATGATAACAAACATGATTTTTACTCTACTTCTTGATTTTTAGTTACATTTACTACGGTTACATGTCGTTCAATATTTCATCCAATTGAGCTTACAGTTTTTCGATACAGATCTCGAGGGGGCACCGTTCGGATTTTCTTCCAGTGTGTCCGATAATTACTTCAAGCAATGGCCGACACAGTCCTGATTATTCAACGAATGATGCCACGGGTTGCTTTCGACAATGCATCCACGAATAGCCCTATTTCAGGACATTCCTCGGTCATTTCTCGTAAACGAGAAATAGCTTGTTCTAAAGTAAAACCAGAACGATAAATAACTTTATAAGCCTGGCGCAGCCGACGCAGAGTTTCGCTGGAAAAACCACGCCGTCGTAGTCCTTCGGTGTTGAGTCCATGGGGACGAGCCATATGACCTGAGACCAATACATACGGAGGAACATCTTGTCCAATCACACTACCGAAGGCGGTAAAACAATGGACACCCAGGGTACAAAATTGGTGGACCAGGGTAAAACCTCCAAGGATGGCCCAATTCCCCACATTGACATGACCGGCAAGGGATGCGGCATTGGCAAAGATGGTATGATTGCCTACTTGACAATCATGGGCGATATGGACATAGGCCATAATCCAATTTTCATTTCCGATTCGAGTGACTCCTCCTCCCTGAACCGTGCCACGATTAATAGTGCAATACTCGCGGATGGTATTGCCATTTCCGATATGGAGTTCCGTGGGTTCGCCCTGGTATTTTTTGTCTTGAGGATCGTCACCTATGGACGCAAACTGAAAAATATGGTTATCGCGTCCAATCAGAGTAGGCCCGCGAATAATGGTATGAGAACCAATCCGGGTACCACTCCCAATTTCAACGTTAGGACCGATAATGGCGTAGGGGCCAACACTCACATCTGGAGCCAAGGATGCCCCAGGATCCACTATCGCATGCTGGTCGATCAAGAATCCTTATCCTCTTTGCACGGAAAGATTGGGTAGGGTCGGAGGTTCAATTTGCCGTTCAGCGCACATCATCTCGGCACTGGCTACTATCTTGCCCTCGACTTTGGCTTCTCCACGAAATTTCCATACCCCTCGCATGGTGCGAAGTACTTCCACCTCCAATAACATCTGATCGCCTGGTTCCACAGGTTGCTTGAACCGTGCGTTATCCACACCTACAAAGTAATACAACGACTGTTCCGAGGGACGAGTGCCGGTAGAAAGAAAGGCAAGGATTCCCGTAGCTTGAGCAATAGCCTCCAGGATTAGCACCCCTGGCATGACAGGCCGAAAAGGAAAATGGCCCTGAAAGAAGGGTTCGTTAATGGTAACGTTCTTAATGGCGCGCAACGACTTCCCAGGCTCGTAATCAAGCACACGGTCGACAAGTAGGAACGGATAACGATGTGGCAGGTGTCTAAGCACCTGATGAATATCAAGGATGTTCAAATAGTCACCTTTTGTTTCAAATCAATAGCTCTCAGTTTCTTTGTCTCCGAGCTTGCGCGGATTCTGCGATACGGTCTCGTCGCAATGCGACGAGAGCTGATCAACTTCAAGATTTGTTTTCACAAACCTCGTCCTTTCGGGCGGGGTAGTTGACAAGAGTTGCCAATTGTTGCTCTATCGCGCGTAAACGGTGCGCCATTGTGTCAAGATGATGAAAACGAACGACATTTCTTCGCCACTGCCGATTAGGAGCAGCAGGAAGATTGGAAGAATAGACACCTGGTTCGGTAATAGGTTGGACAACCATACTCATAGCAGTGATATGGACATCATCGCAGATTTCCAAGTGTCCGGCGATTCCCGCAGCACCGGCAATGGTGCAACGGCGTCCAATTCTGGCACTGCCAGCGATGCCAACACAGCCAGCAATGGCGGTATGAGCACCGATATAGCAATTGTGAGCGATTTGAACCTGGTTATCGATTCTGACATCTTCTTCGATCACGGTGTCTTCTAAAGTACCGCGATCGACGGTCGTATTAGCGCCAATTTCGACATCATCGCCGATAATCACGCTTCCTACTTGTGGAATCTTGAACCATCGCTCTCCATCCCGGGCCAACCCGAAACCATCACCGCCAATCACGGCTCCGGGATGAAGGATAACCCGGGCACCAATTCGTACTCTATCGCAAACAGTAACGCTGGCGACCAAGCGACTCTCCGATCCGATCCGGCTCTCCGTCCCTACGATGCAACCTGGACCGATGATTACACCAGCCTCGATTTTTGCCCGTGCCTCTACCACCGATAACGGACCAACCCAGGCGCTTTCATCCACTTCGGCGCTTGGGTCAATTACCGCTGTCGAGTGGACGCCACGCGGTGAGGGAGGAGGAGGATTCAAGATGACTACTGCCTTGGCAAAAGCAAGATAAGGATTTTCGCTCATCAATGTCGGGACCGGACAATGCGTTAAATCCTCGGCACCAAGGATTACCGCTGCGGCCCGAGTATTTGCCAAGTAACGACGATAACGCGAGTTGGAGAGAAAACTCACGTCTCCTGGGCCAGCCTCAGTCAAAGTTTTCACACGGTGGATGTAAATCGTCGCATTACCTTGCAACGTAGCTCCCACTCGTTGCGCCAGTTCACCTAGGGTCAGCCCCATCATTCGACCGCCTCCCCTTGCTGTTGCATGAGCAATAATCTATTCGGAATCGTCAATCAGTCTCAGTTGTTGATTATCTCATTCCTTTGAGCTTTTCAATAATTTTTCCTGTTACATCAACCCGATCACTGGCATAGACTACACCGGTGGTAAAAATTAGATCAAATTTCTCGATACGGGCAAAATCTCGAATTACATCGCCAACCTGACGATTGAGACTGGCCAGTTCCTCATTGCGGCGAATGGTGAGATCCTCTCGAAACTCTTCTGTGTTACGTTTAAGATCGCGACGACGGGACAAAATATCACGCTCGATTTTATTACGCAGGGCATCCGTCATAGTGGCACCATCACGTTCAATTTGGTCTTCGAGTTTTTTTAATTCACGTTGAACGGTAACCAGTTCTTTTTCCCTGGGTGAAAATTCATTTTCAAATTTTTTACGCAAGGCATCCAGTTGCGGTGCATCTTCCTCAATTCGCGCCATATTGACAAAACCAATTTTTATTTCCGCCGCAATGGTTAGCGCAGATAATAAAAGCCCGGCGCTTAACACCGAAATTGATAAATAAAGCGGTTTCAAGTTTGACCTCCTCGATATGTAAAAAATTTAAAAAGATGTACCGATCGTGAATTGAAATAGTTGTCGATTATCATCCGACCGAGAATTAAGCGGTTTGGCAAGACTAAAGACTAATGGACCAAGAGGAGACTGCCAATTTGCCGCGATACCCATCGTATAACGTAACTGTCCTATATTAAATTTTTCCTCAATACCATAAACGTTACCGAAGTCCAAAAAAGCACTAAATCTTAATTGATTATTATCCTTGGCAAAAAAAGCTGGAAACAAGATGTCTGCACCCCCAACTAAACGCAAATCGCCCCCAAGAGGACGACCATCGGATGATTTACCGGGATCATTAACCTTTGGACCTAGGGTATTATCACGGAATCCACGCACGGAATTTGAACCACCCGCGTAGAACCGATCAAAAAACGGTAATGAATTCGATTTATTACCCCAGCTCGCGCCATAACCAGCCTCTCCTCGTAACAAAAGTGTGAAGCTTTCGGAAAGTGACTGATACCAATGATGACGATATTGTATTTTATAATATTGCAGATTACCGCCAGGAATTGTTGTTTCAAAAGAAGCACTTTGCCATACGCCGTGATCAGGAAACAAAGCACGATTTCGGGTATCGTGAGCCCAGGCTGCGGTAAGTTTGAAATTTTCAAAAATATGACCATTATTGCTTAAATATTGGCGATAGACGCTTGGAGTATTTTCAGTTTCACTAATATCATAACTGTCATAACCCACACCTAAACGAATACCGTCAAATTCATTAATGGGAATGCCAAATAAAATGCTGGTGCCGTAGGTATCAGCAGTGTAAGCGGCTAAGTTAGCCTGAAGCGCGTCTGTAGAACGATTGTAAAAATTGATAGTGCGGCTGATGCCATCAGGCGTCCAATAGGGATTGGTATAAGAGACGCTATAAACTCGACTAATATCGCTATTATTGAAAGCCGCAACCATATGGTTGCCGGTACCGAGAAAATTATCCTGATTAATACTGGCGCTTAGAATAACCCCTTGAGTTTGTCCATATCCAATACCCGCCATAAGACTCCCGGAGGGGCGCTCGGTAATATTAAAATTCACATCCATCACATCCGGCGTTCCCGCCATTGCCGGAGTTTGCATGGCAACCTCGTCGAAGAAGCCCAAGCGATCCAATCGCGTGCGGGAACGTTTGAGCTTACTGGTATCCACCATAGCCGCTTCCATTTGACGCATTTCCCGACGTAAGACGACATCCGCTGTCTTGGTATTGCCCAAGAAATTAATCCGATGAACGTAAACCCGTTTGCCTGGATCGATAAAAAAGGTCAAGGACACCTTGCGTGTATTTTTATCTAGTTCCGGAACGGGATTGACGTTGGCGAACGCATAACCCTCCTCGCCCAGACGATCAGTGATGGCGGTCGTGGCCTCGGTGACTTTGCGGCGAGAAAATATCTCACCCGCTTCCAGTTTTAACAGTTTGCGCAGTTTTTCCTCGTTCACCACCAAATTACCCGAGAGCTTGATATCTTTGAAGGTATAAATCTCTCCCTCGGTAAGATTGATGGTAATGTAGACATCCTTTTTATTGGGAGTAAGCGAAACCTGAGTGGAATCAATGGTAAAATTAAGATACCCCCGATCCATGTACCAGGAACGGAGTGTCTCTAAATCCGCTGCGAGTTTTGACTTAGAATATTGATCATTCTTAGTCAGCCACGACCACCAGCCTCCGGTATCAAGTTCCATTTGTTTTCGTAGCTCATTGTCAGTGAAGTCATGGTTACCAACCAGAGCGATGCGATGAATACGTGCGGCGAGACCTTCATTAATGGTAATGATGATTCTGACCCGATTGCGCTCTAGGGGCGTTACTGTGGTCTGAATTTTGATGCCATATTTTCCGTGGCCAAAATATTGCCGCCGCAGTTCCTGCTCCACACGCGTGAGCATAGAACGATCAAAAACCCGCCCCTCGGTCAGTCCGGTATCCTTAAGGGCGCTTTTAAGTTTATCGGTTTCAATTTCACGGTTTCCTGAGAATTCTACGCTCGCAATTGCTGGGCGTTCCACTACCGCCACCACTAGCTGCGCGTTTTCTCGTTCCAAACGTACATCCTGGAAAAATCCGGTCTTGAACAAGGATCGAATAGCGGCAGCGGAAGCAGTATTATCAACGCGATCCCCAACTTTGAGGGGCAAGTAATTAAATACGGTCCCGGGCGCGATGCGTTGCAGTCCCTCGATCCTGATGTCACCGATGGTGAATGGGTCACTCTCCGCCCATGCTGGAATCGCCACGAAAATGGCCAGCCAAAATAGCAGACATCGAACCTGTCTTTGCAGAACTCTATTCATGATGGTTGTCAAAAACCGAGTATTCGATTGAAATCATTAAATAGCGCAAGGCTCATCAAGCCAAGGAGAATCGCGGTGCCCAGCTTCTGTCCCCAGGTTGCGACCCATTCTGGAAGAGGAGCGCCGGTGATTAGTTCAATAAAGTAATACAGCAGATGTCCACCATCTAGGATCGGAATCGGAAGCAGGTTTATAACCCCAAGACTCAGGCTTATCAGACCAAGAAACGAAAGGAAAGAAGTGAAACCAATAATGATCGATTTTCCAGCCAGTTGGGCAATCGTTATCGGGCCTGAGATATTTTCGATAGATGCTTCACCGATAACCATCTTACCCAATAGTTGCAAAGTGAGAATCGACATTTCCCACACCTTAGTCAACGCCGCTCCCAAGGCATCTCCAGGTGAATAGCGTAATTCAGTGCGGAGACGTTCCCCGTATCCATCGGGGACGCGAACCGATACCCCAATATGTCCCACAGTTCCTCGAGGCCCGGATGGATCGGGTGCCACGGTCAAAATCCGATTACCCCCTGAGCGTTCCACTTCGACTTGAATGTCTACCCCAGGATGGGCACGTATATATTCCAACCATTGTTCCCAATATTCAATAGGTTGTTCGTTGATTCGCCGGATTCGGTCTCCCGGCGCGAAACCCGCCTTGAACGCAGGCCCGTTCGGCTCGACGCGATCTATTAGCGGTGGGAGGGAAGGATAACCCGGGCGCAATCCCAAATTGCGTAAAGCAGTGCCCGGTTCATTGAACATCGACTGTTCCAAATTTAGGATGCGGAAGTAACGCTTGTTTGAGGAATCCACAGTTTCCAGGCGAATCCCCTCTTGAGTAGTTAGAGACCCCTGTATCAAAGCGATGGTAACTGCTTCCCAGGTAGGGGTAGGACGTCCTGCCACACTCAGGATTTCTTCGCCTGCGGTGAAACCCGCTACCGCCGCCGGGGTTCCAGGAGTGATGGCACCCAACAGTGGGCGCAGGCCGGTAATCCCTACTACAAACATCAGCCAATAAGCAACCACTGCGAACAATAGATTCGCTAACGGACCAGCCACCACAATTGCCATGCGCTGACTAACTCCTTGGCGATTAAAGGCACGATGGCTCTCGCTAGGATCAACGGGCGCTTCCGTTTCATCCAGCATCGTTACATAGCCACCAAGAGGAAGAGCACCAATGGCATACTCGGTTTGGTCGGGACCGGAACGGCGTGACCACAGTGGAGTACCGAATCCTACCGAAAAACGCAATACCTTGACTCCCAGGCGACGCGCCACCCAGAAATGTCCAAATTCATGCACCGTCACCAATAAACCCAGGGTGACCAGAAAAGAACCAATGGAAAGTAATAGTTCGTTCATCCAAATTCGACGCGGAAACCCCTGTCTTTAAGCCATGGGGAGGAAGCGCCGTCCTTCTGTTTGTTGACTTTGAAATAAAAGTTGCCGTTTTTGCCCGACTGTCAGCCCATAAGCGGCTTGGTGACGGAGAGCCTTTCGGCCCTTGCTCTCAAGAGCGGTTATCCGACAGTGAATTTGGAAACAGCATTACAATTATTTCTTGACCAAGTAAGCGCATGATTTCGTGCTGCAATATCTGCTGCGAATACGTCTGCAAGATCATTCGCGTCTTGAATGGATATCGCAGTTAGTGTCGCCTCGACAACGCGTGCGATATCGGTAAAACGGATACGACGATCTAGAAAATTTCCGACGGCCACTTCATTGGCCGCATTCAGCACGGCGGGCGCAGTGCCACCCCTTCGCAATGCCTGATAAGCAAGATCCAGACAGGGAAAACGGACATGATCCACAGGCTCGAAGCATAGTGCCTTCATGGCACGAAAATCGAGACTAGACACTCCCGACTCAATACGTTGCGGCCACGCCAAAGCATGAGCAATCGGAACGCGCATATCGGGATTGCCAAGTTGGGCGAGAACGGAACAATCTTTGTACTCTACCATGGAGTGAATTACGCTCTGAGGATGGATTAACACTTCTATTCGATCCGGGGAGGTGTCGAATAACCAGCACGCTTCGATGACCTCTAATCCCTTATTCATCATGGTTGCGGAATCCACTGAAATTTTGCGGCCCATGACCCAATTCGGATGGGCAATGGCTTGCTCGGGAGTCACATTGGCAAGGTCATCCATCGGCCAGACGCGGAACGGTCCACCAGAAGCGGTAAGCAGTATCCGCCGCACTTCACCTTCAGTGAAACCAGAAGCACCATTGGGTAGACACTGAAAAACGGCATTATGCTCGCTATCGACAGGCAGGAGTTGCGCGCCATGGTTGCGTACCTCATCCATGAACAGTCTTCCGGCCATGACTAAGGATTCCTTGTTAGCAAGTAGCACACGTTTACCAGCCCGCACCGCTGCCAGGGTTGAACGTAGACCAGCGGCGCCAACAATGGCAGCCATGACCTGATCCACTTCGGGCAGCGCTACTACCGTAGCTAACCCTTCTTCCCCGGCCAGTACTGTCAAACCCGGAAGAAACTCGCGGGCACGTTGAACGAAACTCGCTGCTGCGTCTGGATCCGCCAGTGCCACGTAGCGTGGCTTGAATTGTCGGCATTGTGCCAGCAGGCGATCTACCGAGCACCGCGCGGCCAAGGCTACCACCTGAAAACGATCAGGATACCGCGCCAGTACATTAAGAGTACTGATTCCAATCGAACCCGTTGCGCCGAGAATCGTCACTCCTTGAATGCGTTTAAATTTGTCAGGTGCTACTTTTTTCGCATTCACACCATTAACCTTGACAGTAGGAGCCATCCGAGCACGAATACTGGAGCGGCTGCGGTCAGACTATCGATACGATCCAAAATTCCTCCATGGCCTGGTAGCAACACGCCACTATCCTTGGCACCCTGAGTACGTTTAACGACACTTTCCAGCAGGTCACCCAAAACCGAAGATAACAGGGTTATTACACACAATCCTATGAATCCAATCCATTGTCGGGTTTCTAGATCCAGCCACCACGCCCCTCCAACGGCTATTATCAGCGTCGCTACCCCTGCTCCCCACAACCCCTCCCAGGTTTTAGCCGGACTGACCTGTGGCGCTAGATGATAGCTTCCCCAACGTTTACCCGCAAAAAAAGCGGCAGTATCGGCTGCCCATACCAAAGCGAACAAAAAAAGGGTATAGCGAGGTCCATTCGTCATCTCAGAAAACCGGCCTCCGTGAAGCGCCACCAGGGAGGCCCAGGCTGGAATTAAGATCAAAAATCCGATAATGGCCTGAACAAGCCGCATCCGCCACCATGAC includes these proteins:
- a CDS encoding outer membrane protein; translated protein: MKPLYLSISVLSAGLLLSALTIAAEIKIGFVNMARIEEDAPQLDALRKKFENEFSPREKELVTVQRELKKLEDQIERDGATMTDALRNKIERDILSRRRDLKRNTEEFREDLTIRRNEELASLNRQVGDVIRDFARIEKFDLIFTTGVVYASDRVDVTGKIIEKLKGMR
- the motA gene encoding Motility protein A: MFVIIGYVIILGAVVGGFIMAGGHVGILIQPIELLIIFGSAFGAFFAANSLKVIMSVVNALGAALKGSKYNKELYMELMVLLFSIFTKIRKSGLISIEDDVENPHNSPLFQAAPKILADHHAVDFITDYLRLISGGNMDVHQIDSLMEMDIETHHHELEMPIHALQNLGDGMPAFGIVAAVMGVVHTMQSVGLPPAELGKLIAAALVGTFLGILAAYGFINPLVGLLGHQAQESTKFYEAIRAGLVAYLNESAPPVAVEFARKVIFSSERPSFKELESRLKASKGS
- the fabZ gene encoding 3-hydroxy-acyl-(acyl-carrier-protein) dehydratase, which produces MNILDIHQVLRHLPHRYPFLLVDRVLDYEPGKSLRAIKNVTINEPFFQGHFPFRPVMPGVLILEAIAQATGILAFLSTGTRPSEQSLYYFVGVDNARFKQPVEPGDQMLLEVEVLRTMRGVWKFRGEAKVEGKIVASAEMMCAERQIEPPTLPNLSVQRG
- the lpxD gene encoding UDP-3-O-(3-hydroxymyristoyl)glucosamine N-acyltransferase, translated to MMGLTLGELAQRVGATLQGNATIYIHRVKTLTEAGPGDVSFLSNSRYRRYLANTRAAAVILGAEDLTHCPVPTLMSENPYLAFAKAVVILNPPPPSPRGVHSTAVIDPSAEVDESAWVGPLSVVEARAKIEAGVIIGPGCIVGTESRIGSESRLVASVTVCDRVRIGARVILHPGAVIGGDGFGLARDGERWFKIPQVGSVIIGDDVEIGANTTVDRGTLEDTVIEEDVRIDNQVQIAHNCYIGAHTAIAGCVGIAGSARIGRRCTIAGAAGIAGHLEICDDVHITAMSMVVQPITEPGVYSSNLPAAPNRQWRRNVVRFHHLDTMAHRLRAIEQQLATLVNYPARKDEVCENKS
- the lpxA gene encoding acyl-(acyl-carrier-protein)--UDP-N-acetylglucosamine O-acyltransferase translates to MIDQHAIVDPGASLAPDVSVGPYAIIGPNVEIGSGTRIGSHTIIRGPTLIGRDNHIFQFASIGDDPQDKKYQGEPTELHIGNGNTIREYCTINRGTVQGGGVTRIGNENWIMAYVHIAHDCQVGNHTIFANAASLAGHVNVGNWAILGGFTLVHQFCTLGVHCFTAFGSVIGQDVPPYVLVSGHMARPHGLNTEGLRRRGFSSETLRRLRQAYKVIYRSGFTLEQAISRLREMTEECPEIGLFVDALSKATRGIIR
- a CDS encoding MFS transporter, LPLT family, lysophospholipid transporter; translation: MTRNVYILLIAQFLTAFADNAILFTALAMVKHINGNPPWYIPALQEVFLVAFVALAPWVGRFADARPKSVVLFNANVVKAIGAGLMFAGVDPLISYAIVGVGAAMYAPAKYGILPELVSHDALVKANGWIESTTILAILSGSIVGGMVADHSVVIALGLIETLFVLSAFTAWFIERIPPHIHERQKCESALPHFLHLAQSLLHTRRARFCVLGVAIFWAAAAALRVILVAWAPLVLDIQDSGGIAKLTAFIAIGIALGAVVVPHIVPLEHLRRARFAAYGVGIAILLLETISDIREARVVLILVGLAGGLFVVPINAALQEIGHRSVGSGNTIAVQQFFESLAMATATALYGLAAALGADPMSAIIVLGLVVIVVSSVVSWHLPRRRDNQ
- the bamA gene encoding Outer membrane protein assembly factor BamA, whose product is MTTIMNRVLQRQVRCLLFWLAIFVAIPAWAESDPFTIGDIRIEGLQRIAPGTVFNYLPLKVGDRVDNTASAAAIRSLFKTGFFQDVRLERENAQLVVAVVERPAIASVEFSGNREIETDKLKSALKDTGLTEGRVFDRSMLTRVEQELRRQYFGHGKYGIKIQTTVTPLERNRVRIIITINEGLAARIHRIALVGNHDFTDNELRKQMELDTGGWWSWLTKNDQYSKSKLAADLETLRSWYMDRGYLNFTIDSTQVSLTPNKKDVYITINLTEGEIYTFKDIKLSGNLVVNEEKLRKLLKLEAGEIFSRRKVTEATTAITDRLGEEGYAFANVNPVPELDKNTRKVSLTFFIDPGKRVYVHRINFLGNTKTADVVLRREMRQMEAAMVDTSKLKRSRTRLDRLGFFDEVAMQTPAMAGTPDVMDVNFNITERPSGSLMAGIGYGQTQGVILSASINQDNFLGTGNHMVAAFNNSDISRVYSVSYTNPYWTPDGISRTINFYNRSTDALQANLAAYTADTYGTSILFGIPINEFDGIRLGVGYDSYDISETENTPSVYRQYLSNNGHIFENFKLTAAWAHDTRNRALFPDHGVWQSASFETTIPGGNLQYYKIQYRHHWYQSLSESFTLLLRGEAGYGASWGNKSNSLPFFDRFYAGGSNSVRGFRDNTLGPKVNDPGKSSDGRPLGGDLRLVGGADILFPAFFAKDNNQLRFSAFLDFGNVYGIEEKFNIGQLRYTMGIAANWQSPLGPLVFSLAKPLNSRSDDNRQLFQFTIGTSF
- the rseP gene encoding intramembrane zinc metalloprotease RseP, translating into MNELLLSIGSFLVTLGLLVTVHEFGHFWVARRLGVKVLRFSVGFGTPLWSRRSGPDQTEYAIGALPLGGYVTMLDETEAPVDPSESHRAFNRQGVSQRMAIVVAGPLANLLFAVVAYWLMFVVGITGLRPLLGAITPGTPAAVAGFTAGEEILSVAGRPTPTWEAVTIALIQGSLTTQEGIRLETVDSSNKRYFRILNLEQSMFNEPGTALRNLGLRPGYPSLPPLIDRVEPNGPAFKAGFAPGDRIRRINEQPIEYWEQWLEYIRAHPGVDIQVEVERSGGNRILTVAPDPSGPRGTVGHIGVSVRVPDGYGERLRTELRYSPGDALGAALTKVWEMSILTLQLLGKMVIGEASIENISGPITIAQLAGKSIIIGFTSFLSFLGLISLSLGVINLLPIPILDGGHLLYYFIELITGAPLPEWVATWGQKLGTAILLGLMSLALFNDFNRILGF